DNA from Synechococcus sp. CBW1108:
GAGCGACCCCGCCTACGGCCGCTACATCTGCAATAAAGCCAGCGTGGCGGTGGACGGGGTGAGTCTCACGGTGGCTGGCTGCGATAGCGATGGGGTTGGTTTCTGGATCGCTGTCATCCCCCATACCTGGCTCACCACCACCCTGGGCCAGCTGGCGGTGGGCGATGGGGTCAATCTGGAGGCCGATCTGCTTGCCAAATACACCGAGCGGCTGCTTATGGCTCGGGGGCCATCCAGCGACCCCGCCCACCAGGGGATGGACAGTTCGTTAAATGCGTCCTGGCTGGCAGATCACGGCTGGATCTGAATGCCCTGTCTACGGTTGGGCAGTGGACGCTCAAAGCGCTATGGGCTCAAGTTTGCTTTCTCCCAATGGTGCTGGCCTCAAGGCCTTCACCCTGTTTGAAGGGGTACTGATGCTGGTGCTGGGGGTGCTGGCCCTGATCTTCCCGGTGCTGGCCTCGGCCTGGATCGCCGTAATCGTGGCGATTGGCTTTCTGGTGGGAGGGATCGTTGGCTGGATCAGCAATCTGGCCCGCTCCCGCCAGCTGGGCCGCTGGTATTGCTTCTCCCGGCTGGTGATCTCCACCCTCTTTGTGGTGATCGGGGCCTGGATGATTCAGCAGTTTCGTGGCGGCCCACTTGAGGGTGGGGTGGTGGTGGCCAGCCTGGCCTTCGCCATCGGCATCGTTTTCATCCTGGAGGGGATCGTGTCGATGCTGGTCTCCCTCGGCCATATGGAGGTGATGGGCTGGGGCTGGGGCCTGCTCAACGGCATCGTCACCCTGGTGCTCGGCGTGCTGATTGTCAGCATGCAGGGCTGGGGATTGCTCTGGGTGCTCGGGGTGCTGGTGGGAATCAGTTTCCTGTTCAGTGGCTTTGACCTGCTGGCCTTCAGCGCCAGTTTCCACAGAGACGACTGAAGGCCCCCCTGGAGGCTCATT
Protein-coding regions in this window:
- a CDS encoding HdeD family acid-resistance protein, translating into MLVLGVLALIFPVLASAWIAVIVAIGFLVGGIVGWISNLARSRQLGRWYCFSRLVISTLFVVIGAWMIQQFRGGPLEGGVVVASLAFAIGIVFILEGIVSMLVSLGHMEVMGWGWGLLNGIVTLVLGVLIVSMQGWGLLWVLGVLVGISFLFSGFDLLAFSASFHRDD